The Desulfatirhabdium butyrativorans DSM 18734 DNA window CTTGTCCAACCAAACGGATAAGATTGTGGTTCGCTCCGCTCTCCCAATCTATCCTTATTCGTTCGTACTAAGAAAATCTTTCCACCTTGACATTAAGAGTTTCTGCAATCCGCTTTGCCATATCCGCTGTTAATCGGCGTTTTCCTCTTTCATAATCACTGATCATATTCTGGCGAATTCCAAGTTTCTGGGCAAGCTGGGACTGTGACAGATTTGCTTTTAGCCGTGCAGCAACGAGCAGATTGCCAATCCTGTTTGATTGCATTTCTTTCCAAAAATCCGTCTCTTCGATAGAGATACTATCATCTTTGTCAGATGAAAGAATGTTTACATCATATTTTTTACTGATCCATTCTATAGGTTCATCAACATTCTCACCTTGAAGAGATAATTC harbors:
- a CDS encoding helix-turn-helix domain-containing protein, translated to MLALVKKPHIELSLQGENVDEPIEWISKKYDVNILSSDKDDSISIEETDFWKEMQSNRIGNLLVAARLKANLSQSQLAQKLGIRQNMISDYERGKRRLTADMAKRIAETLNVKVERFS